ACAACAGTTGTAACAGTTGAAGACAATGTTGCTCCCGTAGCAAACTGTGCTGCACCATTTACGATTCAATTGGATGCGACAGGAAACGCAAGCATAACCGTTGGTGATATTGACGCCGGAAGTACCGATGCCTGTGGCATAGCGAGCGCTACGATAGATAAATCCACGTTTACCTGCGCGGATGTTGGGCCGAACACTGTTACACTCACCGTAACCGATGTAAATGGCAATGTTTCTACCTGTACAACAGTTGTAACCGTTGAAGACAATGTTGCGCCGGTTGCAAACTGTGCTGCACCGTTCACCCTTCAGTTGGATGCTTCGGGTAATGCAAGTATCACCGTGGGCGACATTGACGCCGGAAGTACCGATGCCTGTGGCATAGCGAGCACTACGATAGATAAATCCACGTTTACTTGTGCTGATGTAGGTCCAAACACGATTACCTTAACCGTAACCGATGTAAACGGAAATACTTTAACCTGTACAACAGTGGTAACCGTTGAAGACAATGTTGCACCAGTAGCAAACTGTGCTGCGCCGTTCACCCTTCAATTGGATGCAACAGGAAACGCAAGTATTACCGTTGGCGATATTGACGCTGGAAGCACTGATGCCTGCGGTATCGCAACAACTACAATAGACAAGTCAACATTCACCTGTGCAGATGTAGGTCCGAATACGATTACCTTAACCGTCACCGATGTAAACGGAAATACTTCAACCTGTACAACAGTTGTAACAGTTGAAGACAATGTTGCCCCCGTTGCAACCTGTACCGCACCGTTCACCCTTCAGTTAGATGCTTCGGGTAACGCCAGTATCACCGTGGGCGACATTGACGCCGGAAGTACCGATGCCTGTGGAATCGCAACAACTACAATTGATAAATCCACATTCACCTGTGCAGATGTAGGTCCGAATACGATTACCTTAACGGTAACCGATGTAAACGGTAATACTTCAACCTGTACAACAGTGGTAACCGTTGAAGACAATGTTGCTCCAGTAGCAAACTGTGCCGCTCCATTTACGATTCAATTGGATGCAACCGGAAACGCCAGCATCACCGTTGGTGATATTGACTCTGGAAGCACCGATGCCTGTGGAATCGCAACAACCACAATAGACAAGTCAACATTCACTTGTGCAGATGTAGGTCCGAACACGATTACCTTAACGGTAACCGATGTAAACGGTAATACTTCAACCTGTACAACAGTGGTAACCGTTGAAGACACCGTAGCCCCAGTAGCAAACTGTGCCGCGCCGTTTACCCTTCAATTGGATGCAACAGGAAACGCCAGCATCACCGTTGGCGATATTGACGCTGGAAGCACCGATGCCTGCGGTATCGCAACAACTACAATAGACAAGTCAACATTCACCTGTGCAGACGTAGGTCCAAACACGATTACCTTAACCGTAACCGATGTAAACGGAAACGTGTCAACCTGTACAACAGTTGTAACCGTAGAAGACAACGTAGCACCAGTAGCAAACTGTGCTGCGCCGTTCACCCTTCAATTGGATGCAACCGGAAACGCAAGCATTACCGTTGGCGATATTGACGCTGGAAGCACCGATGCCTGTGGCATAGCAACGACTACAATTGATAAAATGAATTTCACTTGTGCAGATGTAGGTCCAAACACGATTACCTTAACGGTAACTGATGTAAATGGAAACGTTTCTACTTGTACAACAGTTGTAACAGTTGAAGACAATGTTGCTCCCGTAGCAAACTGTGCCGCACCATTTACGATTCAATTGGATGCAACCGGAAACGCAAGCATCACCGTTGGCGATATTGACGCTGGAAGCACCGATGCCTGCGGTATCGCAACAACCACAATTGATAAATCCACATTCACCTGTGCAGATGTAGGTCCGAACACGATTACCTTAACCGTAACCGATGTAAACGGAAATGTTTCAACCTGTACGACAGTGGTAACCGTTGAAGACAATGTTGCTCCCGTAGCAAACTGTGCTGCGCCGTTCACCCTTCAATTGGATGCAACAGGAAACGCAAGTATTACCGTTGGCGATATTGACGCTGGAAGCACTGATGCCTGCGGTATCGCAACAACTACAATAGACAAGTCAACATTCACTTGTGCAGATGTAGGTCCGAACACGATTACCTTAACCGTAACCGATGTAAACGGAAACGTTTCTACCTGTACAACAGTGGTAACCGTTGAAGACAACGTTGCGCCGGTTGCAACTTGTGCTGCTTCGTTCACCCTTCAATTGGATGCTACCGGAAACGCAAGCATCACCGTTGGCGATATTGACGCTGGAAGCACTGATGCCTGCGGAATCGCAACAACTACAATTGATAAATCCACATTCACCTGTGCAGATGTAGGTCCGAATACGATTACCTTAACGGTAACCGATGTAAACGGTAATGTTTCAACCTGTACAACAGTGGTAACCGTTGAAGACAATGTTGCTCCAGTAGCAAACTGTGCCGCTCCATTTACGATTCAATTGGATGCAACCGGAAACGCCAGCATCACCGTTGGTGATATTGACTCTGGAAGCACCGATGCCTGTGGAATCGCAACAACCACAATAGACAAGTCAACATTCACTTGTGCAGATGTAGGTCCGAACACGATTACCTTAACCGTAACCGATGTAAACGGAAACGTGTCAACCTGTACAACAGTTGTAACCGTTGAAGACAATGTTGCACCAGTAGCAAACTGTGCCGCACCATTTACGATTCAATTGGATGCAACCGGAAACGCCAGCATCACCGTTGGCGATATTGACGCTGGAAGCACCGATGCCTGCGGTATCGCAACAACTACAATAGACAAGTCAACATTCACCTGTGCAGACGTAGGTCCAAACACGATTACCTTAACCGTAACCGATGTAAACGGAAACGTGTCAACCTGTACAACAGTGGTAACTGTTGAAGACAATGTTGCTCCCGTAGCAAACTGTGCCGCACCGTTTACGATTCAATTGGATGCAACAGGAAACGCAAGTATTACCGTTGGCGATATTGACGCTGGAAGCACCGATGCCTGTGGAATCGCAACAACTACAATAGACAAATCAACATTCACCTGTGCAGACGTAGGTCCAAACACGATTACTTTAACGGTAACCGATGTAAATGGAAACGTTTCTACTTGTACAACAGTGGTAACAGTTGAAGATAGCATTGCACCAACAATTATTTGCCCAGCAGACATTACCGCCAACACAGATGCGGGAGATTGTTTTGCAACGGTAACCTTTGTTACCCCGGTAGCATTTGATAATTGCGGCATTGCAAGCGTCGTCCAAACTATGGGCGATCCAAGCGGAAGCGGTTTCCCGGTTGGCGTAAACACCATTGAATTCACCGCGACCGATGTAAATGGAAACACTAGCACCTGCAGCTTCACCATTACGGTGACAGATAACGAACCACCCACTATGGTCTGCCAGAATATCACCATTCAACTTGATGCAGCCGGTAACGCAACAATTACCCCGGCAGATGTTGATGGAGGTAGTTCCGATAACTGTGGAATAGCGACTTCATCAGTAAGTCCAAGTACGTTTGATTGTAGCGATGTTGGTACCAACAACGTGACGCTAACGGTGACCGATGTTCACGGAAATACGTCAACCTGTACCGCAATAGTAACCGTTGAGGATGTTACGGCGCCAGTAGCTGTTTGCCAGGACATCACGGTAGCGCTTGATGCGTCCGGAACTGTAACCATCGCAGGAATAGATGTTGACGGCGGAAGCACCGATGCCTGTGGCATTGCGAGCTACGACCTCGACATAGATACTTTTGATTGTTCAAATGTTGGTGACAACATTGTAACATTAACTGTAACCGATGTAAACGGAAACACGTCAACTTGTACCGCTACGGTAACTGTGGAGGATAATACCAGCCCGGTATTAGTGTGTCAGGACTTTACGCTTGAACTGGGTGCCGATGGTACTGCCGTTCTTGACCCAAGTGATGTGATAGCCTCCAACGACGATGCCTGCGGAATCTTTGCCTCGGCGGTAGATATTACAAACTTTAGCTGTGCAGATATAGGAGCGCCAATTACGGTTCAAGTATTTACAATGGATGTAAACGGCAACCTTGCAACTTGTACAGCGCAAGTTACGGTTGTAGACTTACTAGCGCCGGTTATTACCTGCCCTGCAGATCAAACAGTTGATCCGGGACCTGGAAATATTTTCTATATCCTTCCAGATTACTTTGCAACGGGTGAAGCTACAGCAATAGACAACTGTACAGATCCGATTACCTTAACCTCTCAGAGCCCGGCGGCAGGAACGCCACTATCGGACGGCACTTATACCATTTCGCTTACCGCCACCGATGCCTATGGCAACACCAGCACCTGCGACTTCGAGTTAATCGTTGAGAGCGAACTGGGGGTTGGCGATAATAGCTACGACCTTGGAAGCATTACGATGTATCCGGTACCGGCCAAGAATATTCTAAACATCGGCAATCCGAAGTTATTGGAATTGGAGCGACTGGAAATTTACGATCTAAGAGGTAGATTGGTACAAAGTGCAGACCTTCGAGGTATGGGCAATGTTAAACCAATAAACGTTGACCAACTTGCCGCTGCTTCCTATTATGTGAAGATAAAGGGTAAATACGGACAGACAACCAAACGCCTTTTAAAAGAGTAGTTTTAAAAGTGAATATAGAAAAGAAAACCCTTCCGTTACTAAATGGAAGGGTTTTTTTTAACTAATGCTTTTTTTAATTTTAAAAATTTGCAACCTCTTTTTTTGCTATTTCGAACTCTAAAACCATATCTTTTAAAATTTCTGCTGCTGGTTTTATATCGTGAATAAGTCCAGCAATTTGCCCTATTTCCAATTCGCCCTCTTCCAAATCGCCTTCGAACATGCCACGTTTGGCACGGGCCCGACCTAAATGTTTTATAAGATCTTCTTTGGTAGGATTGGTAGTGTATAGTTGAACCACACTTTCAAAAAATTTATTCTTCAACATTCTAACAGGAGCCAATTCTTTTAATGTTAGTTGGGTGTCGCCCTCCTTAGCATCAACAACCATTTGTTTAAATGCACGGTGCGATGAAGCTTCTTCCGAAGCCACAAACCGACTTCCCACTTGCACTCCGTCTGCGCCCAAAACCATTGCGGCGAGCATTCCACGACCCGTGGCAATTCCCCCTGCGGCAATTAATGGCACCTTTAATTGCTCCTTCACCATTGGTATTAATGTAAAAGTTGTAGTTTCTTCCCGACCGTTGTGGCCACCGGCTTCAAAACCTTCGGCAACGATAGCATCTACACCAGCTTCCTGTGCTTTTAATGCAAATTTTACACTGCTTACCACGTGTACCACCGTAATTCCGTTTTCTTTCAATTTTGAAGTAAACGTTTTTGGGTTTCCTGCGGAAGTAAAAACAATTTTTACACCTTCTTCAATAATTATATCAATAATTTTTTCAATATCGGGGTAGAGCATTGGCACGTTAACGCCAAAAGGTTTATCTGTAGCTTTTTTGCATTTTACAATATGTTCGCGAAGAATTTCTGGATACATTGAACCTGCGCCCAAAAGTCCTAAGCCACCAGCATTTGACGCTGCTGAAGCAAGACGCCAACCGCTGTTCCAAATCATTCCCGCTTGAATTATAGGGTGTTCTATATTAAAAAGCTTGGTAATTCGGTTTTCCACTACTTCTTAATAATTTTGTAACTGGTTGTTTTGTTATCTGAAGTTATAGAGGCAATATACATACCTGAAGCTAGCCCCGAAACATCAACACTGTTTTGTACCGTGGTAATGTTTGTTATAAGAATTTTTTCACCTAACACATTGAAAAGTGCAAATTCTGCACTATCCGAATTTTTTGGAAACGATATATTTATTTGTGTACTAACAGGGTTAGGGTATAAGGCAAAATGTGTATCCTGCATTTCTTCTTCAACACTCAATAAAAGTAAGGCGTTTAGGGCCTCTCCAAAATTTGGAATACCATAACCCAACTTATCGGTAGGGTTGGTGTATCTGCTCGCTGACTCGCGAATGGCCTGAGTAACAACTTCATTTTTTAAATGCGGAACGGCACTCCATAACGAAGCTACTGCTCCTGCCGTAATGGGTGAACTAAAAGAAGTTCCACTGGACGTTGTAACATTTCCGTATTGATCAACTACGGCAGCACTTGAACCTTGGGCTACCACATCGGGTTTAATACGGCCATCAACGGTTGGTCCGTATGAACTAAATCCCGAAGGATTCCCTGAACTGTTTACAGAACCAATAGTAAAACTGCCAGGCGCATCTCCTGGAGTGGCAACATATCCAAAATCGCCCGGTCTGCCATCGTTTCCGGCAGAAGTAACATTTATCATTCCTTTGTCATAAGCGGCGTTGGCTCCTCTGGCAGCAATTGTGGTTTGTCCGTCTAAATCTTGGTAGGTATGATCGTAAGAAGAATTATCAAAATCCTGATACCCTAGGGAAGTATTGGTTACATACACTCCCAAACTATCGGCGCGTTCTAACGCCTCTACCCAATATGCTTCTTCAGCAGGAGTTTCATCGCTGTCTTCGGTAATGTATAAATAGTACGAAGCCCCGGGAGCAGTACCTACAAACTGACCGTTTAATAATCCAGCAGCATCGCTAAAAGTACTAGCGCCGTGACTGCCATTGCCATTCGGATTTTCAACACGTGCAGCAAAATCGTAGTATCCTAATAGCCTGCCTTCATTTCTCAGAGTGGCATATGCCGGATTCGTTAATACACCAGGATATCCATTATCCATAAAAGCAACCAGTATATCTTGCCCAATAAAATCGTTTTCGTGAAGATAATCCACGGCAATCATTTCGGTTTGGTTTGTTGCAGAACCATAATTATACACTACTCTAGACTGTAATTCGTTTTCAACTTCAAATTTGTCCTTTGTAAATTGCTTTCCGCTGGTGGGTCTGTTTAAAGTTTTATCTGCAAATTCAATATCTTCAACAAAAGGAAGATTTAAAAGATTGTTGATGTTGTTTTCCGTCCCGCGAACATAAACCGCATTTAACCATTTAGATTTAGCGAGAACAGTAATTCCGGTAGATGCGTTTATTTCGGCTTTTTGAGTTTCGTTTAAAGGAACATCGCGGTCGTCTATTGGAGTGCCTTGGGCGTATTTTCTATCGAGTGCCGCTTGTGTTAAAATGCTAAGCGGATTTGCCAAGGCCGCAGAAACTACTGCTGGATCCTTCGACTCTAAAAACACCAAGGCGTCTTCTACTTGTGAAAAACAGAGGGTGGTAACAAATACAAATACAAATAGGGATAATTTTTTCATCATAGATTTTTTTTAGGAAATTACTCCGCTTCCCAATAACTCGGCACCTTTATACCAGGCAACAAATTGCCCTTCAGTTATTGCAGATTGCGGGTTTTCAAATATAATATAAAGTCCGGAAACAGTGCGGTGCAATGTGGCTTTTTCTAAAGGTTGCCTATAACGAATGCGTGCATCCACTTCCATTTTTTCGTCTTCAACAAGCTCCAAGTCTTCGCGAACCCAGTGAATTTCTTCTTTTTTTACAAATAGCCCACGTCTGTAAAGACCGGGATGGGATTTGCCTTGCCCCGTGTAAATTACATTTTCATCTACATCTGTTTCTATTACAAATAGTGGCTCTTTGGTTCCGCCAACTGCCAAAC
This region of Aequorivita marisscotiae genomic DNA includes:
- a CDS encoding NAD(P)H-dependent flavin oxidoreductase, whose amino-acid sequence is MENRITKLFNIEHPIIQAGMIWNSGWRLASAASNAGGLGLLGAGSMYPEILREHIVKCKKATDKPFGVNVPMLYPDIEKIIDIIIEEGVKIVFTSAGNPKTFTSKLKENGITVVHVVSSVKFALKAQEAGVDAIVAEGFEAGGHNGREETTTFTLIPMVKEQLKVPLIAAGGIATGRGMLAAMVLGADGVQVGSRFVASEEASSHRAFKQMVVDAKEGDTQLTLKELAPVRMLKNKFFESVVQLYTTNPTKEDLIKHLGRARAKRGMFEGDLEEGELEIGQIAGLIHDIKPAAEILKDMVLEFEIAKKEVANF
- a CDS encoding S8 family peptidase, translated to MMKKLSLFVFVFVTTLCFSQVEDALVFLESKDPAVVSAALANPLSILTQAALDRKYAQGTPIDDRDVPLNETQKAEINASTGITVLAKSKWLNAVYVRGTENNINNLLNLPFVEDIEFADKTLNRPTSGKQFTKDKFEVENELQSRVVYNYGSATNQTEMIAVDYLHENDFIGQDILVAFMDNGYPGVLTNPAYATLRNEGRLLGYYDFAARVENPNGNGSHGASTFSDAAGLLNGQFVGTAPGASYYLYITEDSDETPAEEAYWVEALERADSLGVYVTNTSLGYQDFDNSSYDHTYQDLDGQTTIAARGANAAYDKGMINVTSAGNDGRPGDFGYVATPGDAPGSFTIGSVNSSGNPSGFSSYGPTVDGRIKPDVVAQGSSAAVVDQYGNVTTSSGTSFSSPITAGAVASLWSAVPHLKNEVVTQAIRESASRYTNPTDKLGYGIPNFGEALNALLLLSVEEEMQDTHFALYPNPVSTQINISFPKNSDSAEFALFNVLGEKILITNITTVQNSVDVSGLASGMYIASITSDNKTTSYKIIKK